A genomic window from Planococcus rifietoensis includes:
- a CDS encoding ABC transporter ATP-binding protein yields the protein MPLLQLNDVQKSYQPGIPVLKDINFSLDRQECVGIVGESGCGKSTLARCILQLERLDQGEILFEGAPLHNKTEREIRPYRRQLQTVMQNPASSLNPKLKIRHSLMEPFRQYGAQVSLTHFQHGSEEQLARQLMEAVELSPDLLSRYPHELSGGQKQRISIARAISLEPALVVLDEPTSSLDVLTQMSILKLLDHLRDALDLSYLFISHDLLAIQALSQKILVMKEGQIVDRFEKDDLFADERHPYTKQLVSLFD from the coding sequence GTGCCTTTATTGCAATTGAACGATGTTCAAAAGTCTTATCAACCGGGCATCCCGGTGCTAAAAGACATCAACTTCTCGCTCGACCGACAGGAATGCGTCGGAATTGTCGGCGAAAGCGGATGCGGCAAAAGCACCCTCGCCCGCTGCATTTTGCAATTGGAGCGTCTTGACCAAGGGGAGATTTTGTTTGAAGGCGCGCCATTGCATAATAAAACCGAACGGGAAATCCGCCCGTACCGTCGCCAACTGCAAACCGTCATGCAAAATCCGGCTTCTTCGCTGAACCCGAAGTTGAAGATCCGCCATTCATTGATGGAACCGTTTCGCCAGTACGGCGCGCAAGTCTCTTTGACCCACTTCCAGCATGGCAGTGAAGAACAGCTGGCGCGCCAATTGATGGAAGCGGTGGAACTCTCGCCGGATTTGTTATCGCGCTACCCACATGAACTGAGCGGAGGCCAGAAGCAGCGCATTTCGATTGCGCGGGCCATCAGCCTGGAGCCCGCGCTTGTGGTGCTGGATGAACCGACTTCGAGCTTGGATGTCTTGACGCAAATGTCGATCTTGAAGCTGCTGGATCATCTCCGCGATGCATTGGATTTATCTTATTTATTCATTTCCCATGATCTGCTGGCCATTCAGGCATTGAGCCAAAAAATACTGGTCATGAAAGAAGGGCAGATCGTCGATCGTTTCGAGAAAGACGATTTGTTCGCAGATGAACGCCATCCTTATACAAAACAATTGGTTTCTTTATTCGACTGA
- the nikA gene encoding nickel ABC transporter substrate-binding protein, with translation MKKLLVLLAALATMALILSACSESSAEGGEDAAKEVNLLFNFATNSLDPHVDTSYVPLRAGIAETLVYLNDETLEIEPWLAESWSSEDGQNWTFKLREDVTFQNGKPMDGEAVKASLERAMTDNIAIKNALRIESIAVEGPELTITTTMPFPEFPSELVHPNTSIIDVSETDFINKPIGTGPFAVASFTPGTAVDLVRFEGYWDGAAKLEKARFSFNEDANARSLALESKGADIVFRPEVETVEQLEAIDGVTVESTSTFRVHQMTMNLQRESLKDVHVRQAIDALIDRDMIAETILSGHAEVATGPFPSSFSFAPDYPEKKRGIDEARKLLEQAGYTEQDGVMQKDGEPLTWTLLTYSARADLPLIAQVFQSDAGQLGIEVVIEQIEIPEEHMAANRDWDLTTYSNLTAPRGDAGYYLNATYHPDGALNFSGADDNKLTAMIDELNQVVGQEQRSDIAEEIASYVDEQMYNSFVLHPNTLVAYNSDKVKNWTTTRSEYYMLTNELDVE, from the coding sequence ATGAAGAAACTATTGGTTCTGCTCGCAGCATTGGCCACTATGGCGCTAATATTGTCCGCCTGTTCGGAGTCATCAGCGGAGGGCGGGGAAGATGCCGCCAAAGAAGTGAATTTATTATTTAATTTCGCGACCAATTCACTCGATCCCCACGTCGACACGAGCTATGTGCCATTACGTGCTGGGATTGCCGAGACTTTGGTTTATTTGAACGATGAAACTTTGGAGATCGAACCGTGGCTGGCCGAGAGCTGGTCGAGCGAAGATGGCCAGAATTGGACATTCAAGCTGCGTGAAGACGTGACGTTTCAAAACGGCAAGCCGATGGACGGTGAAGCGGTAAAAGCTTCCTTGGAACGCGCCATGACCGATAATATCGCCATTAAGAATGCGTTGCGCATCGAGTCGATTGCTGTCGAAGGGCCGGAATTGACCATTACAACGACGATGCCGTTCCCGGAATTCCCTTCTGAACTGGTGCATCCGAATACCTCGATCATCGATGTCAGCGAAACCGACTTCATTAACAAGCCGATCGGGACTGGGCCGTTTGCGGTCGCTTCGTTTACACCGGGTACTGCAGTAGACTTGGTGCGCTTTGAAGGCTATTGGGACGGTGCTGCCAAACTGGAGAAAGCGAGATTTTCATTTAACGAAGATGCCAATGCCCGTTCGCTTGCACTTGAATCAAAAGGCGCGGACATCGTGTTCCGTCCTGAAGTGGAAACGGTCGAACAATTGGAGGCGATCGACGGCGTAACGGTCGAATCGACTTCGACATTCCGCGTCCATCAGATGACCATGAACTTGCAGCGCGAGTCCTTGAAAGATGTTCATGTCCGCCAAGCGATCGATGCATTGATCGACCGGGACATGATTGCTGAGACGATTTTGAGCGGCCATGCGGAAGTGGCAACAGGGCCGTTCCCGTCTTCTTTCTCTTTTGCACCGGATTATCCTGAAAAAAAGCGTGGAATCGATGAAGCACGCAAACTTTTGGAACAGGCAGGTTATACAGAGCAGGACGGCGTGATGCAAAAAGACGGGGAACCTCTGACCTGGACGCTATTGACCTATAGCGCACGCGCCGATCTGCCCTTGATTGCACAAGTGTTCCAATCAGATGCCGGCCAGCTGGGCATTGAAGTGGTGATTGAACAAATCGAAATCCCTGAAGAGCATATGGCCGCCAACCGAGACTGGGATTTGACGACTTACAGCAACTTAACGGCGCCGCGCGGGGATGCGGGGTATTATTTGAACGCGACTTATCATCCGGATGGTGCACTCAATTTCAGCGGTGCAGACGATAACAAACTGACGGCGATGATTGATGAATTGAACCAGGTCGTCGGACAGGAACAGCGTTCGGATATCGCGGAAGAAATCGCCAGCTACGTCGATGAGCAGATGTACAACTCGTTTGTGCTGCATCCAAATACGCTTGTTGCCTATAATTCCGACAAAGTGAAAAATTGGACGACGACGAGAAGCGAATACTATATGCTGACGAACGAATTGGATGTGGAGTAA
- a CDS encoding DUF6176 family protein gives MDVELTRFRVKKGKSEVVDEWLTFLNDHMEEVLVTLEGEKMYVETIFRETLDGAEYLYWYSVQGTGGEAVESSTHWIDEKHMAYWRECIDPDFEAVDLSVEAVMIAPHVRSQMK, from the coding sequence ATGGATGTTGAGTTGACACGGTTTCGCGTGAAAAAAGGAAAATCAGAAGTGGTGGACGAATGGCTGACGTTCTTGAACGATCACATGGAAGAAGTTCTCGTGACCTTAGAAGGAGAGAAAATGTACGTCGAGACCATTTTCAGGGAAACGCTTGACGGGGCTGAGTATTTATATTGGTATTCGGTTCAGGGAACAGGCGGGGAGGCGGTGGAATCTTCAACGCATTGGATCGACGAAAAACACATGGCGTACTGGCGGGAATGCATCGATCCTGATTTTGAAGCCGTCGATTTATCGGTCGAAGCGGTCATGATTGCTCCCCATGTCCGGAGCCAGATGAAGTAA
- the nikC gene encoding nickel transporter permease, producing the protein MKNRLTVNKTRATKVFLSAILILIASVAVYAFLILKHDPSFVDLNERLLPMSWQHPFGTDHLGRDMLTRILLGFQLTVGYGFLALLLAVAIGVPIGVIAGFKGGLVDRLLMRVADAFLAFPDTVVAIVLSGLLGAGIENLLLAIILVKWVNYARLARSTVVTERQKDYITMAKINGLSEWRIMWKHLFPHLIGHILVLASLDLGKIILLISSLSYIGLGAQPPAPEWGAMLNEARPYFQTVPALMIYPGLAIVTVVLFSNLLGDYLRDKFDVKKEVAE; encoded by the coding sequence ATGAAAAACCGGCTTACTGTAAATAAAACGCGTGCCACCAAGGTCTTTTTATCGGCTATCCTGATCCTGATCGCTTCGGTTGCGGTTTACGCGTTTCTGATATTGAAGCATGATCCGTCGTTTGTTGATTTGAATGAGCGCTTGCTCCCGATGAGCTGGCAGCATCCGTTTGGCACCGATCATTTGGGGCGTGATATGCTGACGCGCATCCTGCTCGGGTTCCAATTGACGGTCGGCTATGGCTTTTTGGCGCTGTTGTTGGCGGTCGCTATCGGCGTTCCGATTGGCGTCATTGCTGGATTCAAGGGCGGCCTTGTCGATCGCTTGCTGATGAGGGTGGCGGATGCGTTTTTGGCGTTTCCGGACACAGTCGTTGCCATCGTGCTGAGCGGTTTGCTCGGAGCGGGCATCGAGAACCTGCTGCTAGCGATCATTTTGGTCAAATGGGTGAATTACGCACGCCTTGCCCGCAGCACAGTGGTCACGGAACGGCAGAAAGATTACATCACTATGGCCAAGATCAACGGCTTGAGTGAATGGCGCATCATGTGGAAGCATTTGTTTCCCCATCTGATCGGCCATATTTTGGTGCTCGCCAGCCTGGACTTGGGGAAAATCATTTTATTGATTTCTTCCTTGTCTTACATCGGGCTCGGCGCACAGCCGCCGGCTCCGGAATGGGGCGCGATGCTCAATGAAGCACGCCCGTATTTCCAGACGGTTCCGGCCTTGATGATTTATCCCGGACTCGCCATTGTGACGGTCGTCTTGTTCTCTAATTTGCTTGGCGATTATTTACGCGATAAATTTGACGTGAAAAAGGAAGTGGCAGAATGA
- the nikB gene encoding nickel ABC transporter permease gives MIRIITRRLAEVAVFLLLITFVSFLFARMAPGDPVLSILRVDDLSVSAEQVEQLREDMGFNEPLLVQYGEWLVDFARLDFGNSYISNQPVMDMLWSGVPATLELTLGGLFVMVLVALPLGSLAALYRGSWIDQVSRGLSLLGAAVPSFWLGLILIDLLGVRLGWLPTMGRDGLHSAVLPSITLGLAISSVYVRLLRSSLIDSLNQENIRAARARGISEPRIFFSHVLRASLPPVITVFGVSLGSLIGGVVVIEVIFAYPGIGKMVVDAIRSRDYPMIQGYIFVMAILVFVINSIVDLSYRYLNPELRLKGKGRV, from the coding sequence GTGATTCGCATCATTACACGCCGCTTAGCCGAAGTTGCGGTTTTTCTATTATTGATCACGTTCGTTAGTTTCCTGTTCGCGCGCATGGCTCCGGGAGACCCGGTGCTGTCGATCCTGCGCGTCGATGATTTATCGGTATCGGCTGAACAAGTGGAGCAATTGCGAGAGGACATGGGGTTTAACGAGCCGTTGCTCGTCCAGTACGGCGAGTGGCTGGTGGATTTTGCCCGCTTGGATTTCGGGAATTCCTATATTTCCAACCAGCCCGTCATGGACATGTTGTGGAGCGGCGTTCCGGCAACTTTGGAATTGACGCTCGGCGGTCTGTTCGTCATGGTACTGGTCGCCTTGCCGCTCGGGTCACTTGCTGCGCTTTACAGAGGCAGCTGGATCGACCAAGTGAGCCGCGGCTTGTCGTTGCTCGGTGCAGCCGTTCCAAGTTTCTGGCTGGGCCTTATATTGATCGATCTGCTCGGCGTCCGCCTAGGATGGCTGCCGACAATGGGGAGGGACGGCTTGCATTCTGCCGTCCTTCCTTCTATTACGTTGGGTCTCGCGATTTCAAGCGTCTATGTTCGGCTATTGCGCTCGAGCTTGATTGATTCTTTGAACCAGGAAAATATCCGAGCTGCGCGCGCCCGCGGAATTTCAGAGCCGCGGATTTTCTTCAGCCATGTGCTGCGAGCGAGCTTGCCGCCGGTCATCACGGTATTTGGCGTCAGCCTAGGCAGCTTGATCGGCGGAGTCGTTGTCATTGAAGTGATTTTCGCCTATCCCGGCATTGGCAAGATGGTGGTCGATGCGATTCGCAGCAGGGATTACCCGATGATCCAAGGCTATATTTTTGTCATGGCGATCCTGGTATTTGTGATCAACAGCATCGTTGATCTGTCGTATCGCTATTTAAATCCGGAACTGCGCTTAAAAGGAAAGGGGAGAGTGTGA
- a CDS encoding ABC transporter ATP-binding protein yields MTLLSVQNLTVQAGEVPLVKGISFDIQKGEWLAIIGQSGSGKSVTASAIGRLLAPNLKARGKALYNGKDILQFGAKEMRRLRGTSISYIFQDYQGSFTPFHTIGRHFDEFLKAHFKLSKTQRREMAEQALESVGLKPEMYTRYPFQLSGGQLQRSSIALALLTKPDLVIADEPTAALDSISAFKVLRLLADLRQETGCAMLFITHDLRHVRKHADQIIVMKEGAVVEIGDKQSVLNQPQHPYTRALMAASPSLSAASQLLKGDDTACLYCN; encoded by the coding sequence ATGACGTTGCTCTCTGTACAAAATTTAACGGTCCAGGCCGGAGAGGTCCCACTTGTTAAGGGCATTTCCTTTGATATCCAAAAAGGCGAATGGCTCGCCATCATCGGGCAAAGCGGCAGTGGCAAAAGCGTCACCGCCTCCGCAATCGGCCGTTTGCTCGCACCGAATTTGAAAGCCCGGGGCAAAGCGCTTTATAATGGAAAAGATATCCTGCAGTTTGGTGCAAAAGAAATGCGCCGCTTGCGGGGAACTTCCATTTCCTATATATTTCAAGACTATCAAGGTTCTTTTACGCCGTTTCATACAATCGGCCGCCATTTTGATGAATTTTTAAAAGCCCATTTCAAGCTGTCGAAAACGCAGCGCCGGGAAATGGCGGAACAAGCGCTCGAGTCGGTCGGCTTGAAGCCCGAGATGTATACGCGCTACCCGTTTCAATTGAGCGGCGGGCAGCTTCAGCGTAGTTCGATTGCCTTGGCGCTTTTGACAAAGCCGGACCTCGTCATTGCAGACGAACCGACAGCGGCACTCGATAGCATTTCGGCCTTTAAAGTGCTTCGTTTGCTTGCGGATTTGCGGCAGGAAACCGGATGTGCGATGCTCTTTATCACCCACGATCTGCGGCATGTGCGAAAACACGCCGACCAAATCATTGTGATGAAAGAAGGGGCAGTCGTCGAAATAGGCGATAAACAAAGCGTCCTGAACCAACCGCAGCATCCCTATACCCGAGCGTTGATGGCAGCGTCTCCTAGCCTGTCCGCAGCTTCCCAGCTATTGAAGGGAGATGACACCGCGTGCCTTTATTGCAATTGA